One Haladaptatus sp. R4 DNA window includes the following coding sequences:
- a CDS encoding acyltransferase has protein sequence MTEPQSRDRTIHPDATVGYAYTADSTPPTIGDGATIRSGTVIYDDVTIGSDFTTGHGALVREKTTIGDDVIVGTNTVIDGQTTIGSHVSMQTNVYVPTNTTVGNRVFVGPAATFTNDPYPIRQSTDLEGPTLEDDVSIGANVTLLPGITVGEGAFVAAGAVVTDDVPPETLAVGTPAEIRPLPESLSGGNDI, from the coding sequence GTGACCGAACCACAGAGTCGAGACCGGACCATTCACCCGGATGCGACGGTTGGATACGCCTACACGGCGGATTCGACACCACCAACTATCGGTGACGGTGCGACCATCCGGTCCGGAACGGTTATCTACGACGACGTAACCATCGGGAGCGATTTCACGACCGGCCACGGTGCCCTCGTGCGGGAGAAGACGACCATCGGCGACGACGTTATCGTCGGCACGAACACGGTTATCGACGGGCAAACGACCATCGGCTCGCACGTGAGCATGCAGACGAACGTTTACGTCCCGACCAACACCACGGTCGGGAACCGAGTGTTCGTCGGACCGGCCGCGACGTTCACGAACGACCCGTATCCCATCCGCCAATCGACGGACCTCGAAGGGCCGACGCTCGAAGACGACGTTTCCATCGGCGCGAACGTAACCCTCCTCCCCGGCATCACCGTCGGCGAGGGGGCCTTCGTCGCCGCCGGTGCCGTCGTGACTGACGACGTGCCACCCGAAACGCTCGCCGTCGGTACGCCCGCCGAGATACGTCCGCTTCCGGAATCGCTCTCGGGAGGGAACGACATATGA